In one Brassica oleracea var. oleracea cultivar TO1000 chromosome C9, BOL, whole genome shotgun sequence genomic region, the following are encoded:
- the LOC106314638 gene encoding uncharacterized protein LOC106314638, translating to MEKLQYPALDITGTNYILWVTNVELHLESLSLSQTIKQNNTSKPQENAKSVIFLRRHLDENIIYDYANMRDPKELWKSLKDRIVAGLRYCGEKITESQMLEKTYTTFHKSHITLQQQYRLRGYTKFSDLIVALLIAEKYNELLIKNHMTRPTDSKMFYEANALDAKKLVNENKAFRGPGHGRQNYRGRGRKYNPQDRKSF from the exons ATGGAGAAGCTCCAATATCCCGCTCTAGACATCACCGGTACCAACTACATTTTATGGGTTACAAATGTTGAACTTCATCTTGAATCTCTTAGTCTATCCCAGACCATTAAACAGAATAATACTTCAAAGCCTCAAGAAAATGCTAAATCGGTGATCTTCCTTAGAAGACACCTTGATGAAAATATTATTTATGACTATGCCAACATGAGAGACCCTAAAGAGCTATGGAAGTCTCTGAAAGATC GAATTGTGGCCGGATTGAGATACTGCGGTGAAAAAATCACCGAATCTCAAATGCTTGAGAAGACATACACCACATTCCACAAGAGCCACATCACCCTGCAACAACAGTACAGGTTGCGGGGATATACCAAATTTTCGGATTTGATTGTGGCGCTTCTCATAGCAGAAAAGTACAACGAGCTTCTGATCAAGAATCATATGACTCGTCCAACTGATTCTAAAATGTTTTATGAAGCAAACGCACTCGATGCGAAGAAACTAGTCAACGAAAATAAGGCCTTTCGGGGTCCCGGTCATGGTCGTCAAAACTACCGTGGACGTGGACGAAAGTACAATCCACAAGATAGGAAGTCATTCTAG